The genomic window CTGCACGAATCCCACGTTGGACACGAACGGCTCGATGACGTGGATCTTCTGGAGGGGCGTGACGATGAGCAGTTGCAGGCCAAGCCTGCCGAACAACTCCAGTCCGTAGCGGGCGGAGTCGTCGGAGCCTCGGCCGAACGCTTCGTCGATGACTACCAGGCGGAAGGTGCGGGCCTTGGGCTCGGCGCCGGCGAGGCCGAACTGGTAGGCGAGGCTGGCCGCCAGGACCGTGTAGGCGAGCTTCTCCTTCTGCCCGCCCGACTTGCCGCCGGAATCGGAGTAGTGTTCGTACTCCTCGTCATCCTCTCGCCACCGCTCGCTCGCCGCGAAGGTGAACCAGTTGCGCACGTCGGTGACCTTCTCGGTCCAGCGGCGGTCGATCTCGGCCAGGCCCTCGCGGCCGCGGAAGCGCTCGATGATCCGCTTGACCTCGAGGAACTTGCGCTCCGAGTACTGGTCGTCCTCACTGCCGCTCAGGCTGCCCTCGGTGCATGCCCGCAGGTCGCCGCGGAACTCGATTATCTCCCGGTCGTTCGTCGGCAGCGCCTCGAGCTGGATGTAGCGGCCCTCGTTGTAGTCGATCCCCCGCAACGAATCGTTGATCACGCCAATGCGCTCGCCAATGAGCGCGCGCTCGCGCTGTAGCTGCCCGTGGAAGTTCGCCACCTCGGTGATGGTGTTCTCGTTCAGCATCTCCTTGAAGCGGGCCTCGAACCTGGGCAAGTCATCGGAGGTGAGCCTCTCCAGCAGTTCCCGGTAGGCGCCGGCGGCCGCCATGCTGCTGTCCATCTCCTGACTCTCCTGTGGGAACTCTGCTCGGAAGGCCCCCATCTCTGCCACGATCCGCTCCTGGAGCCGGGTGAGCTGCTTGTCGGCGGCGTCGATCCTGGCGGTCAACTCGACCCGCAGGTCCCGCTCATGTGTATCGCAAGTCTCGACCGTGAGCTTGCGATCCGCCAGGAGCTGTTCGCGCAGGTCGGCGATCAGGCGGTTGTTCGCGCTGCTGTCGCCGCTCGCGTCTTCGCCGGCCAGCAGCTCCTCGGTCTGACTGCGGGCCGCACGGGCGTCGCTCTGCTTCTGCTCGGTCCTGGCGCGCCCGTCCCTTTCTCGCGCCAGCCGCTCCTCGGCCTCCTCGATCTCTCTTTCCACCGCGCCCAGCCGGCCCTGGAGCTCGAGCAGCACGTTCGACGACTCTTGCAGCGCCCGCTTCTCGTCCTCCAGCCGCTGCGCTTCGACCGCGAGCGAGCCCCAGTCGATCTCGCGGAAGTCGCGGTACTCGTCGAGTTGCGCCAGGGCCTTGAGGCGGTCGCCGACCCTCTGCTCCTGTGCCTGCAACTCTTCGATCCGCTGCGCCAGGCCGGCCAAACGTTCGGTCAAGCGCTCGAAATCGCCTTCGAGCGCCTCGATCTTCGCCTGGTTGCTCCAACCGAGGATGTAACGTGCGCGGTCGTCGATCCTGTGCCTGTCGTCCTTCTCGTGGCGCTCGCGGCTGCCCTTGATCTGGCCGTTGCGGGTGAGGGCGCGCTCCTCGCGTCGGAACTGCTCCTGCGACTCGCAGCAGGCGAAGTCGAAGCGGTGCGACAACTCGCGCTCCAGCCACTCGTAGTAGGGGCTGTCCGACTGGAGCGCCAGCTTGTGGACGAGGGAGTCGGGGTGTAGTTTCTTTGGGGCCGAGGAGGGCTCGGCCGGCCTCACGCGGTAATAGACGAGCCGCCCACGCAGATGGGTCCGGTCGACCCACTCGGCAACCTGGGCGTACCGCTCCTGTGGCACCAACAGTGAGAGTCCGAAGCCGTGCAGCAGGCGCTCGGCGGCGCCCTCCCAGTCCCTCGCCTGCTCGCGCACCTCGATGAGCTCGCCGGCGAACGGGAGCCGCTCCTCGGCGATGCTCAGCTCTTCGCACAGTCGACCGCGCAAGTCGACCTGCCTGGCGGGAAGATTATTGCGTCTGCTGCGAAGGCTGTCGATCTCGTTCGAGAGCTGCTGGTGCTCGAGCCTGTGCTGCTCGAACTCGACTCCGAGGTCACGCAGATCGCGCTTCAGCTCGTCCCCTCGCGACTCCTGCTCGTCCCGAAGGACCGCCAATCGTTGCCGTTGCGAGAGGAACTCGTCGAGCGATCGCACCGGCGTTGCGCCCACCATCTCGAGCAGGTCACCATAGCGTCGCGCCTTCTCCCTGCGCCGGTCGATCTCCTCGTTCAGCTGCTTCAAGTAGGCCGACAGGCGCTCCAGGCGATCGCCGCCGTTCTGCGCGATATTGCGGCGCAGCTCCTGCTCATCCAGGCGCAGTTTCTGGACCTCCTGCCGGTAGCCTTCGATGCGGCGGTCGCAGCGTTCGATCTCCTCCTGCAGGCGGAGCAGTCGATCGTCCAGGAGTCCGATCTTGAGCCGAGCGAAATACGGCTTGAGGCCTTCGCGGGCGGCGCGCAGCTCGCCCGCCTCGATAGCTGTTTCGTTGTGGCGATCGCACTTCTCGACGAGGGGAGCCAGCAGTTCGACTTGACGTTTCGCCTTGAGGATCGCCTCGTGTGCCCGGCTCAGGTCGTCGAAGTGTTCGAGCAGGGCGGCTATCTTCGGTTCGACCTCGAACGGCTCGAGCATGTGACTGCGGACGAAGCCGGTGAGGTTGCCCACCGACTTCATCGAGACTGTCTGGTGGAACAGCTCGAGTGCCTGCTCAGCCTGCAGGCCGAAGCGGCGCCGAAAGTGGGCACCGTAGCTGCTGAAGCTGTCGAAGATGGTGTCGCCGGCATCTCGGAGGCGTTTGCGCAGCTCCTTCACCTCGCCGCCGAAGTCGCTGAAATGGTCTGCGATGGCGAGCGGTCGTTCGGCGACGATGTAGAAGCGGGCCGGTTGACCAACGGTCTCCTTGAACCAGAAGACCTGAGCCAGGGTGATGGTCTGCGCCAGCGCTTCGTTCTCGAACCGGCCCAGGATGACCGAATAGGTTCCCGGCTCCCTCAGAGAGACGGGCCGGCCACCGTTGCCGGCATCGCCGCGCTCCGACTTGTAGTGACCAAGAACGTAACTGCGAAGGCTCCGCTCCTTGGACTCGGCCCCCGCCGCTCGGTTGTATGCGATCTTCTGGGCGGGCACCAGCAACGTCGTGACCGCGTCCACCAGCGTCGACTTGCCCGAGCCGATGTCTCCGGTGAGCAGCGAGTTCTGGCCGTTGAGGTCCAGCCGCCAGACCTTCTGGTGGAAGGTGCCCCAGTTGAGCACCTCGAGGCTGGCGAGCCGGAACCCGGCCTGGGAGGAGGCGAAGAGTGGGGAGAGGTCAGTCATCGTCCTGGTCCCGCGGTTCCTGACCCAGGTGCTGCCGGTACTCGGCCAGCTTCTGGTCCAACTCTCCCAGCCACTGCGCGTCGACGAAGGCCTTGATTATCCGGCGCACCTCGTACGCCTGCGGGCCCGCGCCTGGCGCCCGCCTGAGCTTGCGAACGAAACCCAGCTCGGCGACCTTGTTGAGGTGCGTCTCGACCCGGTCCACCAGCCGCGCCTCGTTGCTGCCGTCGGGCAGGAAGAGGCGAAGCGTCTCGGCCAACTCGTCGAGGGTGAGCACCAGTCGGGCTTGCGAGCCCTCGGCGTCGAACTCGGCGAGCTTCTTGCGCAGGAGCGCCAGCAGCAGGCTGACGGGGAAGGTGAGCTGTCGGCGGGCAACCAGTCGCGGCGCCCTACTCTCGGCCTCTTCGTCCTCCGGAAGCGAGCGCAGGAAGGCGAACCCTTCGGCCTCGTCCAGGTAGAGCTCGAGGCCCAGGACGCGGACGTAATCGCTCACCGCACCCTGCAGGGCGACCAACTGCGCCCAGGCATCGGCGTCCTCCTCCCGGTAGATCACGCCCTTCAGCAGGGTGGGGACGACCCGGGAGAGGGCCGGCTGTGTGGGGCTGCTCTGATCGGTTCCGAGGACCGGCTCCAGCATCGTCATACGCTCCGACTGCTCTGCTCTGTTCCGGGGGCCGGCTCCAGCATCGTCATACGCTCCTGAAGATGACACGAGGGATCCTGGCCCGTCGCTGTATGGAGTCTGCCGAGAGCCAGGCGATGGTCTCGCTGCCGGCCTCGTCCACCACGCTGTCATCG from Trueperaceae bacterium includes these protein-coding regions:
- a CDS encoding ATP-binding protein, producing MTDLSPLFASSQAGFRLASLEVLNWGTFHQKVWRLDLNGQNSLLTGDIGSGKSTLVDAVTTLLVPAQKIAYNRAAGAESKERSLRSYVLGHYKSERGDAGNGGRPVSLREPGTYSVILGRFENEALAQTITLAQVFWFKETVGQPARFYIVAERPLAIADHFSDFGGEVKELRKRLRDAGDTIFDSFSSYGAHFRRRFGLQAEQALELFHQTVSMKSVGNLTGFVRSHMLEPFEVEPKIAALLEHFDDLSRAHEAILKAKRQVELLAPLVEKCDRHNETAIEAGELRAAREGLKPYFARLKIGLLDDRLLRLQEEIERCDRRIEGYRQEVQKLRLDEQELRRNIAQNGGDRLERLSAYLKQLNEEIDRRREKARRYGDLLEMVGATPVRSLDEFLSQRQRLAVLRDEQESRGDELKRDLRDLGVEFEQHRLEHQQLSNEIDSLRSRRNNLPARQVDLRGRLCEELSIAEERLPFAGELIEVREQARDWEGAAERLLHGFGLSLLVPQERYAQVAEWVDRTHLRGRLVYYRVRPAEPSSAPKKLHPDSLVHKLALQSDSPYYEWLERELSHRFDFACCESQEQFRREERALTRNGQIKGSRERHEKDDRHRIDDRARYILGWSNQAKIEALEGDFERLTERLAGLAQRIEELQAQEQRVGDRLKALAQLDEYRDFREIDWGSLAVEAQRLEDEKRALQESSNVLLELQGRLGAVEREIEEAEERLARERDGRARTEQKQSDARAARSQTEELLAGEDASGDSSANNRLIADLREQLLADRKLTVETCDTHERDLRVELTARIDAADKQLTRLQERIVAEMGAFRAEFPQESQEMDSSMAAAGAYRELLERLTSDDLPRFEARFKEMLNENTITEVANFHGQLQRERALIGERIGVINDSLRGIDYNEGRYIQLEALPTNDREIIEFRGDLRACTEGSLSGSEDDQYSERKFLEVKRIIERFRGREGLAEIDRRWTEKVTDVRNWFTFAASERWREDDEEYEHYSDSGGKSGGQKEKLAYTVLAASLAYQFGLAGAEPKARTFRLVVIDEAFGRGSDDSARYGLELFGRLGLQLLIVTPLQKIHVIEPFVSNVGFVQ
- a CDS encoding DUF4194 domain-containing protein gives rise to the protein MLEPVLGTDQSSPTQPALSRVVPTLLKGVIYREEDADAWAQLVALQGAVSDYVRVLGLELYLDEAEGFAFLRSLPEDEEAESRAPRLVARRQLTFPVSLLLALLRKKLAEFDAEGSQARLVLTLDELAETLRLFLPDGSNEARLVDRVETHLNKVAELGFVRKLRRAPGAGPQAYEVRRIIKAFVDAQWLGELDQKLAEYRQHLGQEPRDQDDD